One Campylobacter concisus DNA window includes the following coding sequences:
- the waaC gene encoding lipopolysaccharide heptosyltransferase I gives MQNKNQLKIAIVKLSALGDIVHAAIVLQFIKKHYPNAHITWLVDARFASLLKDHPLIDELVVLPLKQSFKQSYKILKTLGKFDKVIDLQGLFKSAVVAKIIGKQTYGFSRESVKEKIAARLYKHKFKIDYNENIIIRNLSLVAFALNFSFEASEILEKVPCFEASEIYKNESGKKRVLIAAFASEESKIYNKFKDVIRLLDGCEICLCYGSESEKVRAEAIISGTSAKLLEKLSIKEMISFITRCDLVIGNDSGLTHLAWAMNRPSITLFGNRPSHRNAYITDKNLVIDMGKQIDARSIDKNDFCIREIFPETIANFAKRLLNG, from the coding sequence ATGCAAAACAAAAATCAACTAAAAATAGCCATCGTCAAACTCTCCGCTCTTGGGGATATCGTGCATGCAGCTATTGTGCTTCAGTTTATCAAAAAGCACTATCCAAATGCCCATATCACTTGGCTAGTTGATGCTCGTTTTGCAAGCCTTTTAAAAGATCATCCGCTTATCGACGAGCTAGTCGTTTTACCGCTTAAACAAAGCTTTAAACAAAGCTACAAGATACTAAAAACCCTTGGTAAATTTGACAAAGTGATCGATCTGCAAGGACTTTTTAAATCAGCCGTCGTAGCAAAAATAATAGGCAAGCAAACTTATGGCTTTAGCAGAGAGAGTGTCAAAGAAAAGATCGCAGCCAGGCTTTACAAGCATAAATTTAAAATTGATTACAACGAAAATATAATCATTAGAAATTTATCGCTTGTAGCTTTTGCTCTAAATTTTAGCTTTGAAGCAAGTGAAATTTTAGAAAAAGTACCTTGCTTTGAAGCAAGTGAAATTTATAAAAACGAAAGTGGTAAAAAACGCGTTTTGATCGCTGCCTTTGCAAGCGAAGAGAGCAAAATTTATAACAAATTTAAAGATGTGATCAGGCTACTTGATGGATGCGAAATTTGCCTTTGCTACGGAAGTGAGAGCGAGAAAGTAAGGGCTGAGGCGATCATCTCAGGTACCTCGGCAAAGCTACTTGAAAAACTTAGCATAAAAGAGATGATAAGCTTCATTACAAGATGTGATTTAGTAATTGGCAACGATAGTGGCCTAACACACCTTGCTTGGGCGATGAATAGGCCTTCTATCACACTTTTTGGCAACCGTCCCAGCCACAGAAATGCTTACATCACGGATAAAAATTTAGTTATAGATATGGGCAAGCAAATAGATGCCAGAAGTATCGATAAAAACGACTTTTGCATAAGAGAAATTTTTCCAGAAACGATTGCAAATTTTGCAAAAAGGCTGCTAAATGGATAG
- a CDS encoding glycosyltransferase family 4 protein codes for MNILHTQTLFNWGGEQNKTLNEMRFMREMGHNVILFCNPNSQIESIAKKEGFSVIAQEMNKKNFHKSVPALCKAISSNKIDIVITHGSTDSWVGAIAGLFYRSKGVKFYKERHNLFPIKGFVSKLMHKRLFNKILYISDSVKEYLLSIGVSKDRLFFMPSTVDVEKIDSIKSTFRDEFHVTKDELVIGTFTSLYRKKGVFDFANAAKEILKTKDATIVFSGNISDGTKEQIASMFDEKDKIIFTGFRNDAANVIKSFDIYVFASHSEGLGTVLLEAMSSKVPIVVYDNAPMNVLVKDKERGLCAKNLDEISLKEGILELINEPEKAKIYSQNAFKFVDENFSHKALKEAIKNLLEQK; via the coding sequence ATGAATATTCTTCACACACAGACACTTTTTAACTGGGGTGGCGAGCAAAATAAGACGCTAAATGAGATGCGTTTTATGCGTGAGATGGGTCACAATGTCATACTTTTTTGTAACCCAAACTCTCAGATAGAAAGCATTGCAAAAAAAGAAGGCTTTAGTGTTATAGCACAAGAGATGAATAAGAAAAATTTTCATAAAAGCGTGCCAGCACTTTGCAAAGCGATAAGCTCAAACAAGATAGATATCGTAATCACACATGGCTCGACTGATAGCTGGGTTGGGGCAATTGCTGGGCTATTTTACAGAAGCAAAGGCGTTAAATTTTACAAGGAAAGGCATAATCTTTTTCCTATAAAAGGCTTCGTTTCAAAACTAATGCACAAAAGACTATTTAATAAAATTTTATACATCTCAGATAGTGTCAAAGAGTACCTGCTAAGCATCGGCGTTAGCAAAGATAGGCTCTTTTTTATGCCAAGCACGGTTGATGTTGAAAAGATTGATAGTATAAAAAGCACTTTTAGAGATGAGTTTCATGTCACAAAAGATGAGCTAGTCATCGGTACTTTCACCTCTCTTTACCGCAAAAAAGGAGTCTTTGACTTTGCAAATGCCGCAAAAGAAATTTTAAAGACAAAGGATGCGACTATTGTATTTTCTGGCAACATTAGCGACGGCACAAAAGAGCAGATCGCCTCTATGTTTGATGAAAAAGACAAGATCATCTTCACTGGTTTTAGAAATGATGCGGCAAATGTTATAAAAAGCTTTGATATCTACGTATTTGCCTCGCACTCTGAGGGGCTTGGTACGGTATTGCTTGAAGCAATGAGCTCAAAAGTACCTATCGTTGTCTATGACAACGCGCCGATGAACGTGCTAGTTAAAGATAAAGAGCGTGGACTTTGTGCTAAAAATTTAGATGAAATTTCGCTAAAAGAGGGCATTTTGGAGCTGATAAATGAGCCTGAAAAAGCCAAAATTTACTCACAAAACGCCTTTAAATTTGTGGATGAGAACTTTAGCCATAAGGCGCTAAAAGAAGCTATTAAAAATTTACTGGAGCAAAAATGA
- a CDS encoding glycosyltransferase family 2 protein, protein MLSVVILTFNSEKYLKEVLDSAKFADEVIVVDSGSKDNTRQICDGFSNVEFHEQAWLGFGAQKQKGVDLAKNEWIFVLDSDEVITDELKNEIIDTLKEPKFMAYNVARLNFFFGKAIKNMGLYPDYTVRLFNKNFAKFDGRAVHEKVVLNDGSQRLGALKNHFLHYAYESIEQFIAKQNRYSSMGAKRNLLKALTSPAWTFFKLYVLKGGFKEGFAGYIIARLYAQYTFWKYIK, encoded by the coding sequence ATGCTAAGCGTTGTCATCTTAACTTTTAACAGCGAAAAATACCTAAAAGAGGTGTTAGATAGCGCTAAATTTGCTGATGAGGTCATCGTGGTTGATAGCGGCTCAAAAGATAACACAAGGCAAATTTGTGATGGCTTTAGCAACGTGGAATTTCACGAGCAAGCTTGGCTTGGATTTGGCGCGCAAAAGCAAAAGGGTGTGGATCTAGCCAAAAACGAGTGGATCTTTGTGCTTGATAGTGATGAGGTGATCACGGATGAACTTAAAAACGAGATCATAGATACGCTAAAAGAGCCAAAATTTATGGCCTACAACGTAGCTAGGCTAAATTTTTTCTTTGGCAAAGCGATCAAAAATATGGGGCTCTATCCAGACTACACAGTGAGGCTTTTTAACAAAAATTTTGCCAAATTTGATGGCAGAGCTGTGCATGAAAAGGTCGTTTTAAATGACGGCTCACAAAGGCTTGGCGCGCTTAAAAATCACTTCTTACACTATGCATATGAGAGCATCGAGCAGTTTATAGCTAAGCAAAATCGCTACTCAAGCATGGGCGCAAAAAGAAATTTACTAAAGGCGCTTACAAGCCCAGCGTGGACATTTTTTAAGCTTTATGTGCTAAAAGGTGGCTTTAAAGAGGGCTTTGCCGGCTACATCATAGCTAGACTTTACGCTCAGTACACATTTTGGAAATATATAAAATGA
- a CDS encoding glycosyltransferase family 2 protein, whose translation MPDVKISFVVPVFNKKEHIRDCLNSLISQDMDGIEIIVINDGSTDNTLEILEEYKDKIILKTKSNAGVSAARNDGILLASGKYTICVDADDYVEKDYASCVYDISEKFDADIVITDMCKVYGHKKLLFKDFETKEDGVINKNEYLKRLLASRHNKVLHNAANKAIRTKILKENLFPVGITQAEDFHTVVRNVIASKTLVKLNKAFYYYKIGDNNTAGFEKLKAVMDHKFVYDDIISILKNKNLALEMVPDLEFRKIKSVYMPAISARPNLNNSSYVKALDLFYEDIDSIINSVGFSKLRLKQRILLKVLKNVKSYENVSKILKIFNTINGFLSNKKMKEFKE comes from the coding sequence GTGCCTGATGTGAAAATAAGCTTTGTAGTGCCTGTTTTTAACAAAAAAGAGCACATTAGGGATTGTTTAAATTCGCTTATATCTCAAGACATGGATGGTATTGAGATTATAGTTATTAATGATGGAAGTACTGATAATACGCTAGAAATATTAGAAGAATATAAAGATAAAATAATATTAAAAACAAAGAGCAATGCCGGTGTTAGCGCTGCTAGAAATGACGGTATATTGCTAGCTAGTGGCAAATATACTATCTGCGTAGATGCTGATGACTATGTGGAAAAAGATTATGCTTCATGCGTTTATGATATCTCAGAAAAATTTGATGCCGACATAGTGATAACAGATATGTGTAAGGTCTATGGTCATAAAAAGCTCCTTTTTAAGGATTTTGAGACAAAAGAGGATGGCGTAATCAATAAAAACGAGTATCTAAAAAGGCTTTTAGCCTCAAGGCATAACAAAGTCTTGCATAATGCGGCAAACAAGGCGATTAGGACTAAAATTTTAAAAGAAAATTTATTTCCAGTTGGGATCACGCAAGCTGAAGATTTTCACACTGTAGTGAGAAATGTTATCGCTTCAAAAACTCTTGTAAAGCTAAATAAGGCATTTTATTATTATAAGATCGGAGATAACAACACTGCTGGTTTTGAAAAGCTAAAAGCTGTGATGGATCATAAATTTGTTTATGACGATATAATCTCAATTTTAAAAAACAAAAATTTAGCTCTTGAAATGGTGCCTGATCTAGAATTTAGAAAGATAAAAAGCGTCTATATGCCAGCTATTTCGGCGAGACCAAATCTAAACAATAGTAGCTATGTAAAGGCACTTGATCTTTTTTATGAAGATATTGATAGCATTATAAACTCAGTTGGTTTTTCAAAACTTAGACTAAAACAGAGAATTTTGCTTAAAGTGCTAAAAAATGTAAAATCATACGAAAATGTATCAAAAATTTTAAAAATCTTTAATACAATAAATGGCTTTTTGTCAAATAAAAAAATGAAAGAATTTAAAGAGTAG
- a CDS encoding glycosyltransferase family 4 protein, translating to MINILELESSLGFGGQEHRTQRVINGLDKSKFKVFYGLNPGSKSFEKQIECEFVEFNLKKSFNIFEILKICKFVKQNNIKIISTHSGKDGTIGAIVGKICGVSVVRTRHLQLPITSPLPYNLSTKVVGVCDSVCADLIKRGVKKEKVLKIYTGIDTQKYTPEFKINMKKEFGLSDDVVGVCIVAVLRAAKNHKLLIDAFDELNLEKSALFIVGDGPQNENLKEYIKDKKNIFMLGNRTDVSDFLGSLDICVLPSDMEAIGGALLEASSCKLATIGSDVGGLGEAVSDGKSGFLFQNGDKEGLKKVLERLILDENLRKQMGEFGREYVKETFSIEKMIENTQNLYMELVK from the coding sequence ATGATAAATATACTTGAGCTTGAAAGCTCTCTTGGATTTGGTGGACAGGAACACCGCACACAGCGTGTGATAAATGGACTAGATAAGAGCAAATTTAAGGTTTTTTATGGGCTAAATCCTGGCTCAAAAAGCTTTGAGAAGCAAATAGAGTGTGAATTCGTTGAGTTTAATCTCAAAAAGTCTTTCAATATCTTTGAAATTTTAAAAATTTGCAAATTTGTAAAGCAAAATAATATAAAAATCATCTCAACTCACTCGGGCAAAGACGGCACAATAGGCGCTATAGTGGGCAAAATTTGTGGCGTTAGCGTGGTTCGCACTAGGCATTTGCAGCTGCCCATAACATCGCCTTTGCCTTATAATCTAAGTACAAAAGTAGTCGGCGTGTGTGACTCAGTTTGCGCTGATCTTATCAAAAGAGGCGTGAAAAAAGAGAAGGTGCTAAAAATTTACACTGGCATTGATACGCAAAAGTACACACCAGAATTTAAGATAAATATGAAAAAAGAATTTGGCCTAAGTGACGATGTAGTGGGTGTTTGTATCGTGGCAGTGCTAAGGGCAGCTAAAAATCATAAGCTCTTAATCGATGCATTTGATGAGCTAAATTTAGAAAAGTCAGCTCTCTTTATCGTAGGTGACGGTCCTCAAAATGAGAATCTAAAAGAGTATATAAAAGATAAAAAAAATATCTTTATGCTCGGCAATAGAACCGATGTGAGTGATTTTTTGGGCTCACTTGATATCTGTGTGCTACCTTCAGACATGGAGGCGATCGGTGGGGCGCTGCTTGAGGCGTCTTCGTGTAAGCTAGCTACAATCGGAAGCGACGTGGGTGGTCTTGGCGAGGCAGTAAGCGACGGAAAGAGTGGATTTTTATTTCAAAATGGCGATAAAGAGGGGCTAAAAAAGGTACTTGAAAGGCTCATTTTGGATGAAAATTTAAGAAAACAGATGGGCGAGTTTGGCAGAGAGTATGTAAAAGAGACATTTAGCATCGAAAAAATGATAGAAAACACACAAAATTTATATATGGAACTTGTAAAATGA
- a CDS encoding polysaccharide deacetylase family protein translates to MNYPVCVLTMHHCNNNENDFAIRPELFKKALLMALDEGYKFINYAQFKDIVAGRSKALKKSILLTFDDGYFDNYKFAFPILKELNIPAVCFLITDKIKDFKRQDYDFSFKKHKEIDYDKDAEYFLNLDEIRQMQESGLFEFDSHTASHFSCKSNDEEKLREEFSSSLAKIKELFPEKQEFGFCFPKGHFNELSLKVVREYYDFAFSVIDGGFCVGDDKFKIRRIDISNNAKSESDYIFRVKKKLFIYSTPVLGNLYSNFRNRGYK, encoded by the coding sequence ATGAACTACCCAGTTTGTGTGCTAACGATGCACCACTGCAACAACAATGAAAACGACTTTGCCATAAGGCCTGAGCTATTTAAAAAAGCGCTTCTCATGGCGCTTGATGAGGGCTATAAATTTATAAATTATGCCCAGTTTAAAGATATCGTTGCTGGTAGGTCAAAAGCTCTCAAAAAGAGCATTTTGCTAACTTTTGATGATGGATATTTTGACAATTATAAATTTGCATTTCCTATCTTAAAAGAGCTAAATATCCCAGCCGTTTGCTTTTTGATAACAGATAAGATCAAGGATTTTAAAAGGCAGGATTATGATTTTTCGTTTAAAAAACACAAAGAGATTGACTACGACAAAGATGCGGAGTATTTTTTAAATTTAGACGAGATCAGGCAGATGCAAGAGAGTGGCCTTTTTGAGTTTGATAGCCATACAGCGAGCCACTTTTCTTGCAAAAGTAACGATGAAGAAAAATTAAGAGAGGAATTTTCTAGCTCGCTGGCTAAGATAAAAGAGCTATTTCCTGAAAAACAAGAATTTGGCTTTTGCTTTCCAAAAGGGCACTTTAACGAGCTTTCACTAAAAGTTGTGAGAGAGTATTATGACTTTGCTTTTAGTGTGATAGATGGCGGATTTTGCGTAGGAGATGATAAATTTAAGATAAGACGTATTGATATCTCAAACAATGCAAAGAGCGAGAGTGATTACATTTTTAGAGTCAAAAAGAAGCTTTTTATCTATTCTACACCAGTGCTAGGAAATTTATATTCAAATTTTAGAAATAGAGGCTATAAATAA
- a CDS encoding lipid A biosynthesis lauroyl acyltransferase: MDRLYLASFYTLKFFIFLLPSSLRDLLAKFLAFAFMKLKKKRFHIVMTNLNLAFGESKTKEEKLEIAKKCYYNFAKYLGINFILNQNTTKQKVLEKVSFKNEHNLLEALKLDRPIIVTTAHFGQWELFSLAMAARFGAVSVLGRKLDSGVMNEILKANRSQFDVELIDKDGGAKDILKALKARRIVGILVDQNTAPKDGIKVKFFDKDVLHTPAASVLAQKTNALIINAFIYQKDENISEICFSPAIDINKFDKEEAVQKVTQMQCSACEEVVRARPEEYFWFHQRFKRFYEKEYEC; this comes from the coding sequence ATGGATAGGCTCTATCTGGCTAGCTTTTATACTTTAAAATTTTTTATATTTTTACTGCCTAGCTCACTTAGAGATTTACTTGCTAAATTTTTAGCGTTTGCGTTTATGAAACTTAAAAAAAAGAGATTTCATATCGTTATGACAAATTTAAATCTTGCATTTGGTGAGTCAAAAACCAAGGAAGAGAAGCTAGAGATCGCTAAAAAATGTTACTACAACTTTGCAAAATATCTTGGTATAAATTTTATCCTCAATCAAAACACGACAAAGCAAAAAGTGCTTGAAAAAGTTAGTTTTAAAAATGAGCATAATCTGCTTGAAGCGCTTAAGCTTGATCGTCCGATTATCGTGACGACCGCGCATTTTGGGCAGTGGGAGCTTTTTAGCTTAGCAATGGCTGCTCGTTTTGGTGCAGTCTCAGTACTTGGTAGAAAGCTTGATAGTGGCGTCATGAATGAAATTTTAAAGGCGAACAGATCGCAGTTTGACGTGGAGCTCATTGACAAAGATGGCGGTGCAAAAGATATTTTAAAAGCGCTAAAAGCTAGGCGAATAGTGGGAATTTTAGTCGATCAAAATACCGCTCCAAAAGATGGCATAAAGGTGAAATTTTTTGACAAGGATGTGCTTCACACACCAGCTGCAAGCGTGTTAGCTCAAAAAACAAACGCACTAATAATTAATGCATTTATCTATCAAAAAGATGAAAATATAAGTGAAATTTGCTTTTCGCCAGCCATTGATATAAATAAATTTGACAAAGAAGAGGCGGTGCAAAAAGTAACGCAAATGCAGTGCAGCGCGTGCGAAGAGGTGGTTAGAGCAAGGCCTGAGGAGTACTTTTGGTTTCACCAAAGATTTAAGAGATTTTACGAAAAAGAGTATGAATGCTAA
- the rfaQ gene encoding putative lipopolysaccharide heptosyltransferase III has translation MKILIIKFRNIGDVLLTTPLIENLHHYYPDATIDFALNKGTEAMIEGNPYINKIHIYDRQSANSGFFKKLITEIKFIKAIKKEKYDMAVQTTTGDRGVIISKYAKIKKIVGFLGKHKAINKLLSVKAKYYENFSHTVDLNLNALRALGFESVSKKVSVFSDESVEHLNLPKRFVHMHLTSRWMFKCANDDSMADLIDYCENELGVKVVLTSDNKENELEKLASVLKICKSEPINLGGKLNLKQTITLSKHSSLFIGVDTAIMHIAAANDVPVIAFFGPSNAFEWGPWDNSLMENGYTAQNGIQSMGKHTVYQKDWDFVPCDKEGIAKHGIEKTLMDFSDEMPKIKAKIKEILG, from the coding sequence ATGAAAATACTTATAATTAAATTTAGGAACATCGGCGACGTGCTTTTGACTACGCCTCTTATTGAAAATTTGCACCACTACTACCCAGACGCGACCATCGACTTTGCCTTAAACAAAGGCACAGAAGCGATGATAGAAGGAAATCCTTACATAAATAAAATTCACATTTACGATAGGCAAAGTGCAAATTCTGGCTTTTTTAAAAAGCTAATTACTGAAATAAAATTTATAAAAGCCATCAAAAAAGAAAAATACGATATGGCTGTGCAAACGACCACTGGAGACCGCGGCGTCATAATCTCAAAGTATGCCAAGATCAAAAAGATAGTCGGCTTTTTAGGCAAGCACAAGGCGATAAACAAGCTTTTGAGCGTAAAGGCAAAATACTATGAAAATTTCTCCCACACGGTTGATCTAAATTTAAATGCGCTAAGAGCTTTGGGCTTTGAGTCAGTGAGTAAAAAGGTGAGTGTATTTTCGGACGAGAGCGTGGAGCATCTAAATTTACCAAAACGCTTTGTGCATATGCATCTAACAAGCCGCTGGATGTTTAAATGTGCAAACGATGATAGCATGGCAGATCTCATTGACTACTGCGAAAATGAGCTTGGTGTAAAGGTCGTGCTAACAAGTGATAATAAAGAAAATGAACTTGAAAAGCTAGCAAGCGTACTAAAAATTTGCAAGAGTGAGCCCATAAATTTAGGTGGCAAGCTAAATTTGAAACAAACGATCACCCTATCAAAGCACTCAAGCCTTTTTATCGGTGTTGATACAGCTATCATGCACATTGCTGCAGCAAATGACGTGCCTGTGATCGCTTTTTTTGGTCCAAGCAATGCTTTTGAGTGGGGGCCTTGGGATAACTCACTCATGGAAAATGGCTACACAGCGCAAAATGGCATTCAAAGCATGGGCAAACATACTGTTTATCAAAAAGACTGGGACTTTGTGCCTTGCGATAAAGAGGGCATAGCAAAGCATGGCATAGAAAAGACCTTGATGGATTTTAGCGACGAAATGCCAAAGATAAAAGCCAAAATAAAAGAAATTTTAGGATAG
- a CDS encoding 3'-5' exonuclease, translating into MAKSYICVFDCETIPDANLIRKIYGIDGSDEDVSVQAMTLQKEASGSEFLPVMFHRVVAISAVMADEYGKFLKVSTMEGKDECEIIAKFLKFINDYNPRLVSFNGRGFDLPMLMVRAMRYNLNAAAYYESENKELNKNKWENYRARYSPKFHLDLLDFISDFGSVRGLKLDTLCASLNLPGKYDVHGDQVLELYYAGELDKINEYCESDVLNTYWLFLKFELLQANILQDDYINHLNVMSEFLAKNCAHRGYTEVFCTAISDELARLNGKLDYEIKIQKEDDEEFDDFSDLDGTKDTPEQLNERLARQGLDGLLKKASEVASAAKKDKSFAEEKLPEINLDEE; encoded by the coding sequence ATGGCGAAAAGTTACATCTGTGTCTTTGACTGTGAAACGATACCTGATGCAAATTTGATAAGAAAAATTTATGGCATTGATGGGAGCGATGAAGATGTGAGCGTGCAAGCGATGACGCTGCAAAAAGAGGCCAGTGGTAGTGAGTTTTTGCCTGTGATGTTTCATAGAGTCGTGGCTATCTCTGCTGTTATGGCTGATGAGTATGGCAAATTTTTAAAAGTTAGCACGATGGAGGGCAAAGACGAGTGTGAGATCATCGCTAAATTTTTAAAATTTATAAATGATTATAACCCAAGGCTTGTTAGCTTTAATGGCCGTGGCTTTGACCTACCGATGCTAATGGTGCGTGCGATGCGCTACAACCTAAACGCGGCGGCGTATTACGAGAGCGAAAACAAAGAGCTAAATAAAAATAAATGGGAAAACTATAGAGCTAGATATTCACCCAAATTTCATCTTGATTTGCTTGATTTTATAAGCGATTTTGGAAGCGTAAGAGGACTAAAACTTGACACACTTTGCGCTAGCTTAAATTTACCTGGCAAGTACGATGTGCACGGTGATCAGGTGCTTGAGCTCTACTATGCAGGTGAGCTTGATAAGATCAACGAATACTGCGAAAGCGACGTACTTAACACCTACTGGCTCTTTTTAAAATTTGAGCTTTTACAGGCAAATATCTTGCAAGATGACTATATAAATCACCTAAACGTGATGAGTGAATTTCTAGCCAAAAACTGCGCTCACAGAGGATACACTGAGGTCTTTTGCACTGCGATAAGTGATGAGCTGGCTAGACTTAATGGCAAGCTTGATTATGAGATAAAGATCCAAAAAGAAGACGATGAAGAATTTGATGATTTTAGTGATCTTGACGGCACAAAAGATACGCCAGAGCAGCTAAATGAGCGTTTGGCAAGACAAGGGCTTGACGGGCTTTTAAAAAAAGCGAGTGAGGTTGCGTCAGCTGCCAAAAAAGATAAGAGTTTTGCCGAAGAGAAACTACCTGAAATAAATTTGGACGAAGAGTAG
- a CDS encoding glycosyltransferase family 25 protein yields the protein MNYPIYVISLKRDEERRQNLQKQFNRYDEFKIIDAVDAKNFSVNEYYKAMIDCLLKSCDEKYKFKIPPLVATPGELACTMSHIKAYEDFLQSDAEFTLILEDDVIGNDELINEAFLLCKDIGRYSILICGVQDGLNSRFRAFGKKIKENLYLISPYSYSSIYRTAAYILTRKSAKSLLDFYKDGLYGADKWEAILRNTELKMYFSNIFSHPDELNNSTLEMQRKQKEKINSLFKKYNKNFSYKVSRFYEKHIAKNEKIFTK from the coding sequence GTGAACTATCCTATCTATGTTATATCACTAAAAAGAGATGAAGAGCGTAGGCAAAATTTACAAAAACAATTTAACAGATATGATGAATTTAAAATAATAGACGCAGTTGATGCTAAAAATTTTAGCGTCAATGAGTACTACAAAGCCATGATAGATTGCCTACTAAAATCATGCGACGAAAAGTATAAATTTAAAATACCACCATTAGTAGCAACTCCGGGTGAGCTAGCCTGCACAATGTCACATATAAAAGCCTATGAGGATTTTTTACAAAGCGACGCGGAATTTACTTTAATATTAGAGGATGATGTTATTGGAAATGACGAACTAATAAATGAAGCCTTTTTGCTATGCAAAGATATAGGTAGGTATAGTATTTTGATATGCGGTGTGCAAGATGGTTTAAATAGTAGGTTTCGTGCTTTTGGTAAAAAAATAAAAGAAAATTTATATCTTATCTCACCATACTCATATAGTAGTATTTATAGGACAGCAGCCTATATCTTAACAAGAAAAAGTGCAAAATCTCTACTTGATTTTTATAAAGATGGTCTTTATGGGGCCGATAAATGGGAGGCTATTTTAAGAAATACTGAACTTAAAATGTACTTTAGCAATATCTTTTCTCATCCAGACGAGCTTAACAACTCTACTTTAGAGATGCAAAGAAAGCAAAAAGAGAAGATAAATTCTCTTTTTAAAAAATATAATAAAAATTTTTCATACAAGGTTTCAAGATTCTACGAGAAGCATATAGCCAAAAATGAGAAAATTTTTACCAAATGA
- a CDS encoding polysaccharide deacetylase family protein yields the protein MSVTVLMYHHVLEKSGFIASSVDEFRSHMKFLAENGYKTLSINEFIAYKKGELEVPKKSVCITFDDGWMDNYIYAYPIVKEFGLKANIFIITGWIEAAQKAHEMRPASFLNVDHNECKRLAPSRPQDVILNLEQIEKMRECFYFHSHTHGHFDGYFGQLSLDEEFGLCREFMKKNFGFDDDALCWPRGKYNEEYLSTAKKHGYNAFFTTKRGINKADGNLEEIKRIVTKRDEKWLKKTMFIYQNDILGSIYAAIRS from the coding sequence ATGAGCGTAACGGTTTTGATGTATCACCACGTGCTTGAAAAGAGCGGCTTTATCGCTAGTAGCGTGGATGAGTTTAGATCGCATATGAAATTTCTGGCTGAAAATGGCTATAAAACGCTAAGTATAAATGAGTTTATCGCTTATAAAAAAGGCGAGCTCGAGGTGCCAAAAAAGAGCGTTTGTATAACATTTGATGATGGTTGGATGGATAACTACATTTATGCCTATCCTATTGTGAAGGAATTTGGGCTAAAGGCAAATATTTTTATAATTACTGGCTGGATAGAAGCGGCACAAAAGGCACACGAGATGAGGCCTGCTAGCTTTTTAAATGTCGATCACAACGAGTGCAAGAGGCTTGCTCCAAGTAGGCCGCAAGATGTGATATTAAATTTAGAGCAGATCGAGAAGATGAGGGAATGCTTTTATTTTCACTCGCATACGCATGGACATTTTGATGGCTACTTTGGGCAGCTTAGTCTGGACGAGGAATTTGGCCTTTGCCGTGAATTTATGAAGAAAAATTTTGGCTTTGATGACGACGCACTTTGCTGGCCGCGTGGCAAATATAACGAAGAGTATCTAAGCACTGCTAAAAAGCACGGTTACAACGCGTTTTTCACTACAAAACGTGGCATTAATAAAGCTGATGGCAATCTTGAAGAGATAAAGCGCATTGTTACAAAACGTGATGAAAAGTGGCTAAAAAAGACTATGTTTATATATCAAAATGATATTTTAGGCTCGATCTACGCGGCTATAAGGTCTTAG